A genomic region of Methylobacterium durans contains the following coding sequences:
- a CDS encoding AraC family transcriptional regulator: MLSSVGQRTNGGSNGAATAESSDGAEEAPSIGFIHPDVVRALHTVLVELGADLDSLLGEANLDPRLFDGSSKPVPFTVIGRLIALAAERTRCAHLGLLVGQRTTLASLGLLGRLLRHSASVGDALRALEAHARVRDRGAVIGLGVYDDTAVLSYAPHEPEAEGAALQLERALATVTTLLRGLCGAAWAPLEVLLPRSAPLDTAPYIGFFRGPVRFDQEAAALVFPAELLEQQNAGADPAVRRRLEDRIRRLEADQVTTLTDKLREYLQTAVTRQRCTAERVARLRLVTRRTLSRRLRAEGTSFRRLASEAQFRAAKQLLADTSMSLAQISGCLDFSEPAAFTHAFRRWSGTTPSAWRRANRPETQRGEGPEERRAFGRRDTGCSSTFVPGPAPS, translated from the coding sequence ATGCTCTCCTCTGTCGGACAACGCACCAACGGCGGCTCGAATGGGGCGGCTACGGCCGAGAGTTCTGACGGGGCTGAGGAGGCTCCTTCCATCGGCTTCATTCATCCTGACGTGGTGCGGGCGCTCCACACCGTCCTGGTAGAACTCGGCGCGGATCTCGACAGCCTCCTCGGTGAAGCAAACCTCGATCCCCGCCTCTTTGACGGCAGCAGCAAGCCCGTCCCCTTCACCGTGATCGGCCGCCTGATCGCTCTAGCGGCTGAGCGCACGCGCTGCGCGCATCTCGGGCTGCTGGTCGGGCAGCGAACCACCCTGGCCTCGCTCGGCCTCCTCGGCCGACTGCTCCGCCACTCTGCCTCGGTGGGTGACGCCCTGCGGGCTCTGGAAGCGCATGCGCGTGTGCGCGACCGGGGAGCCGTCATCGGCCTCGGTGTCTACGACGACACCGCGGTGCTCAGCTACGCGCCGCATGAGCCCGAGGCCGAGGGCGCGGCTCTGCAACTGGAGCGAGCGCTCGCCACAGTGACCACCCTTCTGAGGGGGCTGTGCGGAGCCGCCTGGGCGCCGCTGGAGGTGCTGCTGCCGCGATCCGCGCCCCTCGACACAGCCCCATACATCGGCTTCTTCAGAGGACCTGTCCGCTTCGATCAGGAAGCGGCCGCCCTGGTGTTCCCTGCCGAGCTCTTGGAGCAGCAGAACGCGGGTGCGGACCCAGCCGTCCGTCGAAGGCTAGAGGACCGCATCCGCCGGCTTGAGGCCGATCAGGTCACCACGCTGACGGACAAGCTTCGCGAGTATCTCCAGACCGCGGTGACCCGGCAACGCTGCACGGCAGAGCGCGTGGCGCGCCTGAGGCTGGTGACCCGCCGCACCTTGAGCCGCCGCTTGCGGGCCGAGGGCACCAGCTTCCGGCGTCTTGCCAGCGAGGCGCAGTTTCGGGCGGCCAAGCAACTGCTCGCCGACACCAGCATGAGCTTGGCACAGATCTCCGGCTGCCTCGACTTCTCCGAGCCTGCCGCCTTCACGCACGCCTTCCGCCGCTGGTCGGGCACGACGCCAAGTGCATGGCGCCGGGCGAACCGACCAGAGACGCAGCGCGGCGAAGGTCCTGAGGAGCGTCGCGCGTTCGGGAGGAGGGACACGGGATGCAGCAGCACGTTCGTGCCTGGGCCTGCGCCCTCGTGA